The following are encoded together in the Lactuca sativa cultivar Salinas chromosome 1, Lsat_Salinas_v11, whole genome shotgun sequence genome:
- the LOC111881914 gene encoding nuclear transcription factor Y subunit A-7, giving the protein MSSSAPEFSDNSESEMQQSQMEGQIQCSSSPATTTTTGTSHPSNIQYPTLGQAAYPFPDPYYRGTNIFNPYETQSYPAQPYPGQPMVHLQFMGIQQAGVPLPSDTVEEPVFVNAKQYHGILRRRQCRAKAESEHKANKSRKPYLHESRHLHALRRSRGCGGRFEKKDKQQKEKGSNDNNPQSQSQMNINLNSDKT; this is encoded by the exons ATGTCCTCCTCTGCTCCTGAGTTTTCAG ATAATAGTGAAAGTGAGATGCAGCAAAGTCAAATGGAAGGTCAAATTCAGTGTTCTTCATCtcctgcaacaacaacaacaactggaACATCTCATCCTTCAAACATCCAATACCCAACTTTG GGGCAAGCAGCTTATCCTTTCCCGGATCCTTACTACAGGGGTACAAATATCTTTAATCCGTATGAAACTCAATCGTATCCAGCTCAGCCATATCCAGGGCAACCTATG GTACATCTTCAATTTATGGGAATTCAACAAGCTGGTGTTCCTCTCCCATCAGATACGGTTGAGGAGCCTGTTTTTGTGAATGCTAAACAATATCATGGAAtcttgaggcgtaggcaatgTCGTGCAAAAGCTGAATCTGAACACAAAGCTAACAAGTCTAGAAAG CCATACTTGCACGAATCGCGACATTTGCATGCACTAAGAAGAAGCCGAGGGTGTGGGGGTCGATTTGAGAAGAAAGATAAGCAACAAAAAGAGAAAGGTTCTAATGACAATAATCCTCAATCGCAATCACAAATGAACATCAATCTAAACTCGGATAAAACCTAA